Proteins co-encoded in one Desulfitobacterium hafniense DCB-2 genomic window:
- a CDS encoding carbohydrate ABC transporter permease: MKWPKISAKRKINLLPWLFLGPSLTGFALFYLLPFMDGFFYSLVDSPLNGNFVGLRNYSELLRNPSFLTALANTGKFTLVCVPLNMLFSLGVALLLNKKIQGSNFFRTLFITPLVIPVASVVLVWQAFFDINGVLNSFIHALNLQPVDWLKSEWARAAILVAYLWKNTGYSMVLFLAGLQSIPVEYYEAARIDGAGRLQEFLRITLIYLTPTAFFVFVISTINSFKVFRETYLMAGEYPHSSIYMLQHYMNNMFTALDYQKLTSAAFIMAAFIVAVVLLLFIVERKISRLIN, from the coding sequence ATGAAATGGCCGAAAATTTCCGCCAAGCGGAAAATAAACCTTTTGCCCTGGCTCTTTCTGGGGCCCAGCCTGACGGGTTTTGCTCTTTTTTATCTGCTGCCCTTTATGGACGGTTTTTTCTATTCCCTGGTGGACAGCCCCTTGAACGGCAATTTCGTCGGGCTGCGCAATTACTCGGAGCTCTTAAGGAACCCGAGTTTTCTGACAGCCTTGGCCAATACGGGCAAATTTACCCTGGTCTGCGTTCCGCTGAATATGCTTTTCTCTCTGGGAGTGGCCTTGCTCCTAAACAAGAAGATCCAGGGCAGCAATTTTTTTCGCACACTCTTCATCACCCCGCTGGTCATTCCCGTAGCCTCGGTGGTTTTGGTCTGGCAGGCTTTCTTTGATATCAATGGTGTCCTGAACTCCTTCATTCATGCCCTGAACCTCCAGCCTGTGGATTGGCTGAAGAGTGAATGGGCCAGAGCCGCCATCCTCGTGGCCTACCTTTGGAAAAATACCGGTTACAGCATGGTCCTGTTCCTGGCCGGTTTGCAGAGCATACCTGTCGAATATTACGAAGCGGCCAGGATCGACGGAGCGGGACGCCTGCAGGAGTTTTTGCGGATAACCTTGATTTATCTGACCCCCACGGCTTTCTTTGTGTTTGTCATCTCCACCATCAATTCTTTCAAAGTTTTCCGGGAGACTTATCTTATGGCCGGGGAATATCCCCATAGCAGCATCTATATGCTGCAGCATTATATGAACAATATGTTTACGGCCCTGGACTATCAGAAACTGACCAGCGCGGCCTTTATCATGGCGGCCTTTATTGTGGCTGTAGTGCTGCTCTTGTTCATTGTGGAGAGAAAAATCAGCAGGCTGATTAATTAG
- a CDS encoding carbohydrate ABC transporter permease translates to MFEKHFLHKLVYFMILLVLAVFFLFPLGVTLTNSLMSEQEIAANYGLVTDKSLNSYQDSGADPFARFELIPDMVTLKQYYSVLLKKTQFLFMFWNSVLLTFPIVIGQTLVATLAAYAFAKMKFKGRDVLFFLYIVVMLMPFQVTLVPNYIIAGQLGLLNNPLSIIFPGIFSTFGVFLLKQYMEQIPDSYLEAAKVDGANPFQIFLKIIVPMSRAGIAAMAILVFIDNWNMVEQPLIFLQDATRQPLSLYLAKIVDGEKGLAFAASTLYMLPMLLNFLYAERYLLEGIRLSGIKG, encoded by the coding sequence ATGTTTGAAAAGCATTTTCTCCATAAATTAGTTTACTTCATGATTCTGCTGGTTCTGGCCGTCTTTTTTCTGTTCCCTTTAGGGGTGACCCTTACCAATTCCTTGATGAGTGAACAGGAAATCGCCGCCAATTATGGCCTGGTCACGGATAAGAGTCTGAACAGTTATCAGGACAGTGGGGCAGACCCTTTTGCCCGGTTTGAGCTTATCCCCGATATGGTGACTCTCAAGCAGTACTACAGCGTGCTGCTGAAAAAGACCCAGTTCCTCTTTATGTTCTGGAATTCGGTGCTGCTTACCTTTCCCATCGTCATCGGGCAGACCCTTGTGGCCACTCTGGCCGCTTACGCCTTCGCCAAAATGAAGTTTAAGGGGAGGGATGTGCTGTTCTTTTTGTATATCGTCGTGATGCTTATGCCCTTTCAGGTAACCCTGGTGCCCAATTATATCATCGCCGGCCAGCTGGGCCTGCTGAATAACCCTTTATCCATTATCTTTCCCGGTATTTTCAGCACTTTTGGCGTATTTCTTCTCAAACAGTATATGGAGCAGATACCGGATTCCTATCTGGAAGCGGCCAAAGTGGACGGGGCCAACCCCTTCCAGATCTTTCTGAAAATCATTGTGCCCATGTCCAGGGCGGGGATAGCCGCCATGGCCATTCTGGTCTTTATCGATAACTGGAATATGGTGGAACAGCCTCTGATCTTCCTGCAGGATGCGACCCGGCAGCCCCTTTCCCTCTATCTGGCCAAGATCGTCGACGGGGAAAAGGGACTGGCCTTTGCCGCCTCAACTCTTTATATGCTGCCCATGCTTTTGAATTTCCTTTATGCCGAGCGATACCTGCTGGAAGGAATCCGGCTTTCCGGGATTAAGGGCTGA
- a CDS encoding efflux RND transporter periplasmic adaptor subunit, whose product MPKEEPADFIPPHEGRKKQTIGRLSLMFFMMMMVLTFFSNTLLHFTLPKVEAERPANGVLIKEIFGEGTVEVKQMWEEYAKANLPVKEVLVERGDRVSKGQTILSLDIRSLQDSYLDEQTRLQLLELSLAGAEDTLEQKQRDYENIKALVENGAEAEINLRNAEKALAEAARNCDTTRLNLTMQERKVQSLAEQVANGGIYTAPAAGIITELNFAAGSSANSTQPLFCLADTGQGFRLVVPIAGELAEYAQPGDTVSVNIYSLDQRIEGKIERITDNSQHPGEQKDVWIDLAGEGLAGEGLAGGEKGEIYLSKKTKPYPALVPNSAIYTDSDGSFVYVLKSRKGPLGMENYVQRLEVNVEDSDNEKSALTNMIADEVIIQSNKPLADGDKVLKEAAN is encoded by the coding sequence ATGCCCAAGGAAGAACCGGCGGATTTTATCCCGCCTCATGAGGGTCGAAAAAAGCAGACCATCGGCCGCCTGAGTCTGATGTTTTTCATGATGATGATGGTTTTGACCTTTTTCTCCAATACGCTGCTTCACTTTACCCTGCCCAAAGTGGAAGCGGAACGGCCGGCCAACGGGGTCCTGATCAAGGAAATATTCGGAGAAGGGACGGTGGAGGTCAAGCAGATGTGGGAGGAATATGCAAAGGCCAATCTGCCTGTTAAGGAGGTCCTGGTGGAACGGGGAGACAGAGTGAGCAAAGGCCAGACCATCCTCAGTCTTGACATCCGCAGCCTTCAGGATAGTTATCTGGACGAACAAACCCGCCTCCAGCTTTTGGAGCTCTCTCTGGCAGGGGCCGAAGATACTCTGGAACAAAAACAAAGGGATTATGAAAACATCAAAGCTCTCGTTGAAAATGGAGCGGAAGCGGAGATCAATCTGCGCAATGCTGAAAAAGCTCTGGCTGAGGCTGCAAGAAACTGTGACACTACCCGGCTTAATCTGACCATGCAGGAGCGAAAAGTGCAGAGCCTGGCTGAACAGGTGGCCAACGGTGGGATATATACGGCTCCCGCCGCCGGCATCATTACCGAGCTGAATTTCGCCGCGGGTTCATCGGCCAACAGCACACAGCCCCTTTTCTGTTTAGCCGATACCGGCCAGGGATTCCGTCTGGTTGTTCCCATAGCCGGGGAGCTGGCCGAATATGCCCAGCCTGGGGATACGGTCAGTGTCAATATTTACTCCCTGGATCAAAGGATCGAGGGCAAAATCGAAAGAATCACGGACAACAGCCAGCATCCGGGAGAACAAAAGGATGTATGGATTGACCTGGCCGGGGAGGGCCTAGCCGGGGAAGGTCTGGCCGGGGGCGAAAAGGGAGAAATATATCTCAGCAAAAAAACCAAGCCCTACCCGGCCCTGGTGCCCAACAGCGCCATCTATACGGACAGCGACGGTTCTTTTGTCTATGTCTTGAAATCCCGCAAAGGTCCTCTGGGTATGGAAAACTATGTGCAAAGACTGGAGGTCAATGTGGAAGACAGCGACAATGAAAAATCGGCCCTTACCAATATGATTGCAGACGAAGTCATCATCCAGAGCAATAAACCCCTGGCAGATGGAGATAAAGTTCTGAAGGAGGCAGCCAATTGA